A single genomic interval of Nitrospirota bacterium harbors:
- the recG gene encoding ATP-dependent DNA helicase RecG, which produces MPDSTGLSLQFVKGVGPHKARLFASLGISTIADAFHYLPFRYEDRSNLKPITDLQPDSRETVSGTIVSLKAKGNRLGILEAVLTDGAGYLKITWFNQPFLKKTFKMGQSIVVSGTVKRNTRDMPHLMMESPEYETLPEDADALIHTCRVVPFYHLTEGISQKQFRKLMFSIIQEYAVHLRDPLPSDVLSRNDLPALQESIRQLHFPGNTENLADLNSGRTRYHRRIIFDEFFLFGLGLAVLRDTAGREKGISFRPMGDLRKALLEQLPFELTSAQKRVMDEIGRDMRKSSPMNRLIQGDVGCGKTVVALSAMLDAVESGYQAVLMAPTEILAEQHYINICGLIGQLGLSVQLMTGGSKKQASADASASDIIIGTHALIQEKVKLRKLGLAVIDEQHKFGVMQRAVLRKKGMNPDVLVMTATPIPRSLALTLYGDLDCSVIDELPPKRKPAHTSWMEASKKDEIYELLRQELSRGRQAYVVYPAIEESEKMKLKTAQQGKEAFSQKFPEFRVGLMHGRMKTEERAAAMGLFKNKEIDILVSTTVIEVGVDVPNASLMLIVHAERFGLSQLHQLRGRVGRGADDSYCILIAYCPIGEDARRRLDIMVRTNDGFRIAEEDLEIRGPGEFLGTRQAGLPELRNANIIRDAAILEAAKNEAAVIIEKDAGLKELPFLKEHLDVFWKGRVDFFKTG; this is translated from the coding sequence ATGCCTGACAGCACAGGACTCTCCCTCCAATTCGTAAAAGGAGTCGGGCCGCATAAGGCCCGGCTTTTTGCAAGTCTCGGTATCAGCACCATCGCAGACGCATTCCATTATCTCCCTTTTCGTTACGAAGACCGTTCAAACCTCAAGCCTATCACGGACCTTCAGCCTGACAGCAGGGAGACCGTTTCAGGGACTATTGTTTCACTCAAGGCGAAGGGCAACAGGCTCGGCATTCTGGAAGCGGTGCTCACTGACGGGGCAGGATATCTGAAGATCACATGGTTTAATCAGCCCTTCTTAAAGAAAACCTTTAAGATGGGCCAGTCCATTGTCGTCAGCGGCACGGTAAAACGGAACACCAGGGATATGCCGCATCTGATGATGGAAAGTCCGGAGTATGAGACACTGCCAGAGGATGCTGATGCCCTTATCCATACCTGCAGAGTCGTCCCCTTTTACCATCTTACCGAAGGCATCAGCCAGAAGCAGTTCAGGAAGCTCATGTTTTCGATTATCCAGGAGTATGCGGTGCATCTTCGGGATCCTCTGCCCTCAGATGTCCTTTCGAGGAATGATCTGCCTGCACTTCAGGAGAGTATCCGGCAGTTGCACTTCCCCGGCAATACCGAAAACCTTGCCGACCTCAACAGCGGCAGGACCAGATATCACCGCAGAATCATATTCGATGAGTTCTTTCTTTTCGGGCTTGGTCTTGCCGTGCTCAGGGATACTGCCGGACGGGAAAAAGGGATCAGTTTCAGGCCGATGGGAGACCTCAGAAAGGCTCTTCTGGAGCAGCTTCCCTTTGAACTTACTTCAGCACAGAAACGGGTCATGGACGAGATCGGCAGGGACATGCGTAAGTCCAGCCCCATGAACCGTCTTATCCAGGGTGATGTCGGCTGCGGCAAGACTGTTGTAGCTCTTTCTGCCATGCTCGATGCGGTAGAATCAGGGTATCAGGCAGTGCTCATGGCTCCGACAGAGATCCTTGCGGAACAGCATTACATCAATATATGCGGGCTGATCGGTCAGCTCGGCCTCAGCGTGCAGTTGATGACCGGAGGCTCGAAAAAGCAGGCTTCAGCGGACGCATCTGCTTCCGACATTATTATCGGCACCCATGCGCTGATTCAGGAGAAGGTGAAGCTCAGGAAGCTGGGGCTTGCGGTGATCGACGAGCAGCACAAGTTTGGTGTCATGCAAAGGGCGGTTCTCAGAAAAAAGGGCATGAACCCCGATGTCCTGGTGATGACCGCGACGCCGATCCCGAGGTCTCTCGCCCTTACCCTGTATGGCGACCTTGACTGTTCCGTAATCGATGAACTCCCTCCCAAAAGAAAGCCTGCGCACACCTCCTGGATGGAAGCTTCGAAGAAGGATGAGATCTATGAACTTCTCAGGCAGGAACTGAGCAGGGGAAGGCAGGCCTATGTGGTGTACCCTGCCATAGAAGAGTCCGAGAAGATGAAACTGAAAACAGCGCAACAGGGCAAAGAGGCATTTTCCCAAAAGTTTCCCGAGTTCAGGGTCGGGCTTATGCACGGCAGGATGAAGACCGAAGAGCGTGCAGCCGCGATGGGTCTTTTTAAAAATAAGGAGATCGATATCCTGGTGAGTACAACCGTAATCGAGGTGGGTGTGGATGTCCCCAATGCCTCGCTCATGCTGATCGTGCATGCCGAGCGTTTTGGCCTGAGCCAGCTGCACCAGCTGCGGGGGAGGGTCGGAAGAGGCGCTGACGATTCATACTGTATCCTGATCGCATATTGTCCCATTGGTGAAGATGCCCGGCGCCGTCTGGATATTATGGTGAGGACCAATGACGGCTTCCGGATTGCGGAGGAGGACCTCGAGATCAGGGGGCCGGGGGAGTTTCTGGGAACGCGCCAGGCAGGGCTGCCTGAGCTGAGGAATGCGAATATTATTCGGGATGCGGCCATACTTGAGGCGGCAAAAAATGAGGCTGCTGTCATCATCGAAAAGGACGCCGGACTCAAAGAATTACCTTTTCTAAAAGAACATCTTGATGTATTCTGGAAAGGAAGAGTTGACTTCTTCAAGACAGGGTAG
- a CDS encoding PAS domain-containing protein produces MILCPALDILELNEDDVIGKPCREIFRSPIREMIEERRVVVRAETAYTCSGGKRLWIGLALSPLRDSTQAVIGHLLVFTDLTELKAFQSQKELRDRLSTLGEMSAGIAHELRNPMAVISGYTRILSRKADDSLKPAVTAINKEVDVMNRIITDFLTFARPADPVFGRVDLAALIKGCVEAIEETAQKISITVLISDVPMIKADEVFMRQAISNLLQNAVEAMPDGGKIAFTCAQDTECVLLTMSDTGHGIPENIMDKIFLPFYTTKERGTGLGLAIVHKIIVSHGGTIRAESSPQGTVFTLALPKETAVICPS; encoded by the coding sequence ATGATCTTATGTCCAGCCCTCGACATTCTTGAGCTTAACGAAGATGACGTGATCGGAAAGCCCTGCAGAGAGATATTTCGGAGTCCCATCAGGGAGATGATAGAAGAAAGAAGAGTGGTTGTGCGCGCAGAAACGGCATATACCTGCTCCGGCGGAAAGCGGCTCTGGATCGGTCTTGCGCTTTCACCGCTGAGAGACAGCACCCAGGCTGTCATCGGCCACCTCCTTGTCTTTACCGACCTGACAGAACTGAAGGCCTTTCAGTCGCAGAAGGAACTGCGTGACCGGCTCTCGACGCTTGGGGAGATGTCTGCAGGCATTGCCCATGAACTCAGAAATCCGATGGCGGTCATTTCCGGCTATACCAGGATACTGTCGAGAAAGGCTGACGATTCCCTGAAGCCTGCGGTAACCGCAATCAACAAGGAAGTCGATGTCATGAATCGGATCATAACCGACTTTCTCACCTTTGCCCGTCCTGCGGATCCGGTTTTCGGCAGAGTCGATCTTGCTGCGTTGATAAAGGGTTGTGTCGAGGCCATTGAAGAGACTGCGCAGAAGATCAGCATAACGGTCTTGATTTCAGACGTGCCGATGATTAAGGCCGACGAGGTCTTTATGCGCCAGGCGATCTCGAACCTGCTTCAGAATGCGGTTGAGGCAATGCCGGATGGCGGCAAGATCGCATTCACCTGTGCTCAGGACACGGAGTGCGTCCTGTTGACCATGTCAGATACAGGCCACGGCATACCGGAGAACATTATGGACAAGATATTCCTGCCCTTTTACACAACCAAGGAGCGTGGCACCGGCCTGGGTCTTGCCATTGTGCATAAGATCATCGTCTCCCATGGAGGTACCATCAGGGCTGAATCTTCACCTCAGGGCACGGTCTTTACCCTGGCCCTTCCTAAAGAGACCGCAGTCATTTGTCCTTCGTAA
- a CDS encoding TonB-dependent receptor — protein sequence MRTRAFRFIVCIMFMLSTSIAVFAQSATEKTFLSLYFTEDELTVVSATRSLKSIDRIAENISVVTHEEIELMNAHTVADVLNSVNGLQVSFFGSSPGNIALAQIQGSDPRHVAVFLDGVPLNNLSNNLTGLEMLPVQHIEKIEIIKGPASSAWGSSLGGVVNIITKSASDKVSGTLSASYGERETSDLRAEISGRKDAFGYYVAAGRLETDGFRPNNDTLNRNIYTKLSFDPASNTRILFSLLYGETLRGEYVDTDWGEYGKKQNKLLVMNLSLNTALSKESDLAVSIWSYDNREKEFVYQLSDSSLIFTGQNRDKKYGASGKFTWRHENHAAVMGVDYEKGTLWSYVIENEKQSIEKRAVYVNDTMTLGKFSVTPGLRYDNTDTNGNFLSPSLGATYDLGKKTLLRAYIARGFSIPPLSFTFLNETAVGWKGNPDLRVEKVMSYQLGIETGVLEYLWLKIAAFRHDVKDGLVPEEGTDGLWSFINKDKLRRQGAEIEMRTQPVYHMTLHAGATYIQTKDSDTGEVIKDVPTSSYVVGLQYDDNKTFRALLQGRYIWWNSDAFYLAKYSSMIFDLNMIRTIYQAKGSKVDLFLTGHNIFNGSQYSDSWYKNSARWIEAGLRYRF from the coding sequence TTGAGAACAAGGGCCTTCAGATTCATTGTATGCATTATGTTCATGCTGTCCACGTCCATTGCCGTTTTTGCTCAATCAGCGACTGAAAAGACCTTCCTGAGCCTCTATTTTACAGAGGATGAATTGACGGTCGTCTCTGCAACGCGGAGTCTCAAGTCTATCGATCGCATTGCTGAAAATATCTCGGTCGTGACCCATGAAGAGATAGAACTGATGAATGCCCATACGGTTGCGGATGTTTTAAATTCGGTCAATGGGCTGCAGGTATCATTTTTTGGCTCCAGCCCGGGCAATATTGCGCTTGCCCAGATTCAGGGGTCTGATCCGCGTCATGTTGCAGTGTTCCTGGATGGTGTGCCGCTGAACAATTTAAGCAATAATCTCACAGGATTGGAGATGCTCCCGGTCCAGCATATCGAAAAGATTGAGATAATCAAGGGTCCTGCCTCTTCAGCATGGGGTTCTTCATTAGGCGGCGTGGTAAACATTATCACAAAATCTGCATCAGACAAGGTCAGCGGTACGCTCTCGGCCTCATACGGTGAGCGCGAAACCAGTGATCTCAGGGCGGAGATAAGCGGCAGGAAAGATGCCTTCGGCTATTATGTAGCAGCCGGAAGACTTGAGACAGACGGCTTTCGTCCCAACAACGATACCCTTAACAGGAACATCTATACAAAACTGTCGTTCGATCCAGCGTCTAACACCCGGATACTTTTCTCCCTGCTCTATGGCGAGACCTTGCGGGGGGAGTATGTTGATACTGACTGGGGCGAATATGGCAAAAAACAGAACAAGCTGCTGGTTATGAATCTGTCACTGAATACGGCGCTAAGCAAGGAGTCCGACCTTGCAGTCTCCATATGGTCATATGATAATCGTGAAAAGGAGTTCGTCTATCAGCTAAGCGACAGCAGCCTGATTTTTACGGGGCAGAACAGAGACAAAAAATACGGGGCAAGCGGAAAGTTTACCTGGCGACATGAAAACCATGCAGCGGTTATGGGTGTTGATTATGAAAAGGGAACATTATGGTCATATGTCATCGAAAATGAAAAGCAGTCAATAGAAAAACGGGCTGTATACGTCAATGATACCATGACCCTCGGAAAGTTTTCCGTGACCCCGGGACTGAGGTATGACAATACGGATACAAATGGTAATTTCCTCAGTCCCAGTCTTGGAGCGACATATGACCTTGGCAAGAAGACGTTGCTGAGGGCCTATATTGCGCGCGGGTTCAGCATCCCTCCGCTGAGTTTTACCTTTCTTAATGAAACAGCTGTAGGTTGGAAGGGCAATCCTGATCTGAGAGTGGAGAAAGTTATGTCCTATCAACTGGGCATCGAAACCGGGGTATTGGAGTATCTCTGGCTGAAGATTGCGGCCTTCAGGCATGACGTGAAAGACGGGCTTGTGCCTGAGGAAGGGACGGACGGTCTCTGGTCGTTTATCAATAAGGACAAACTCAGAAGGCAGGGGGCAGAGATCGAGATGAGGACTCAGCCTGTTTACCATATGACCCTGCATGCCGGTGCAACCTATATTCAGACAAAGGACAGTGATACCGGAGAAGTAATTAAGGATGTGCCAACAAGCTCCTATGTGGTTGGACTGCAGTACGACGACAATAAAACCTTTAGGGCACTCCTTCAGGGAAGGTATATATGGTGGAATTCTGATGCATTCTATCTGGCTAAATACAGTTCTATGATCTTTGACCTGAACATGATCAGGACCATCTATCAGGCAAAGGGAAGCAAAGTTGATCTTTTCCTGACAGGCCACAATATCTTCAATGGTTCACAGTATTCGGACTCCTGGTATAAAAACTCTGCGCGCTGGATCGAGGCAGGGTTGCGCTACAGGTTTTAG
- the gptM gene encoding geopeptide radical SAM maturase: MQLSKYCKIYKSEKTADTLILFSTKNAAIAELPESLLQRINKNKSIPDADEKLLRRLGLLAADPEKEKKRVMRYIDEVNRISRTLNIKLVMNLDCNLDCRYCFEGTRKGKFYLSKSCADDFISFVRSRVVRAEKMGCGFEDIVITFYGGEPLLSKEMIISIAQRLKALAGKSGITFSFSLMTNGTLLTKATALELKKLGLKDACFTLDGLPDNHDRYRPFKGGAGSFSIILKNMKETCDVVSIDLGGNYTRENYRHFPALLDLLMDKGLTAEKIPSLSFYPIVAESASVMPDFHEGCVSINEPWLAEAGMFLRDEILRRGYSTGRVLPSICMMEQPNNMVMNYNGDIYKCPGLIGRQEYKAGDIWKGIGDYHVSHHLDNWNNEKCLGCEYLPLCFGGCRYMKLVRDGNMDGIDCKRPYLEATLEKAVMQDIRYGQL, from the coding sequence ATGCAACTTTCCAAATACTGCAAAATCTATAAGTCAGAAAAAACTGCCGATACCCTTATCCTGTTTTCCACTAAAAACGCTGCCATAGCTGAACTGCCGGAATCGCTCCTGCAGCGCATCAACAAAAACAAGTCAATTCCCGATGCTGATGAAAAACTTCTGAGGCGGCTTGGGTTGCTTGCTGCTGATCCTGAAAAAGAGAAGAAGCGGGTGATGAGATATATCGACGAGGTAAACAGGATCAGCAGGACACTGAACATCAAGCTCGTGATGAACCTTGACTGCAACCTCGACTGCAGATACTGCTTTGAGGGCACACGAAAAGGAAAATTCTATCTCTCAAAATCTTGCGCTGATGATTTTATCTCATTTGTTCGGAGCAGGGTAGTCAGAGCAGAAAAAATGGGCTGCGGATTTGAAGATATTGTAATCACGTTTTACGGAGGCGAGCCACTGCTGAGCAAAGAGATGATCATCTCTATTGCCCAAAGACTGAAGGCCCTTGCGGGGAAGTCGGGCATAACGTTTTCATTTTCCCTTATGACGAACGGCACGCTTCTGACAAAAGCGACTGCCCTTGAGCTGAAGAAACTTGGTCTTAAAGATGCCTGTTTCACGCTTGACGGGTTGCCGGACAATCATGACAGATACCGGCCATTCAAGGGCGGCGCTGGCAGCTTCAGCATAATCCTGAAGAATATGAAAGAGACGTGTGATGTCGTCAGCATAGACCTCGGCGGCAACTATACAAGGGAAAACTACAGGCACTTCCCTGCCCTCTTAGACCTGCTTATGGATAAAGGTCTGACTGCTGAAAAAATACCATCACTGAGTTTCTACCCGATAGTCGCCGAATCTGCTTCTGTCATGCCGGACTTTCATGAGGGGTGTGTCTCAATTAACGAGCCGTGGCTGGCAGAGGCAGGAATGTTTCTGAGGGATGAAATACTGAGAAGGGGTTATTCAACCGGCCGGGTTCTGCCGTCAATCTGCATGATGGAACAGCCGAACAATATGGTAATGAACTACAACGGCGACATCTACAAATGTCCGGGCCTGATCGGCAGGCAGGAGTATAAGGCCGGGGACATCTGGAAGGGGATTGGGGACTATCATGTCTCTCATCATTTAGACAACTGGAATAATGAAAAATGCCTTGGATGTGAATATCTGCCCTTATGCTTTGGCGGCTGCAGGTACATGAAGCTGGTGCGGGACGGCAATATGGACGGCATTGACTGCAAAAGACCCTACCTGGAAGCAACACTCGAAAAGGCCGTGATGCAGGACATCAGGTACGGCCAGTTATGA
- a CDS encoding ABC transporter substrate-binding protein has translation MSATSRASDVLVLKSSDIKPYQEALEGFKRTCRCTITEFLLRDARGELANKAAEIHARAIFAVGMDALSEAQAITEMPVVYAMVPSHPASARQNISGVSMRIPAEKQLAAMVRILPGAKRIGVVYDPKNSDGLMHDALRAAKEQNLELILSTVQGLGEVPSRIDGMKNRIDFFWMLPDTTVINPETLNHLFFFSFQNKVPIFSFSKKFVEQGAVAALSIDPVDVGAQAGEIMQKQLSKADSWPRLRQDVRKPLLMINRRIAAKMDARLGANVPEGEYDVR, from the coding sequence ATGTCTGCGACTTCCCGGGCCAGTGATGTACTTGTCCTGAAGTCTTCCGACATCAAGCCGTATCAGGAAGCACTGGAAGGCTTCAAGCGGACCTGCAGATGCACGATAACGGAGTTTTTGCTTCGCGATGCGCGGGGTGAGCTTGCCAACAAAGCGGCTGAAATTCATGCGCGGGCTATTTTTGCCGTCGGTATGGATGCCCTGAGTGAGGCTCAGGCAATAACCGAAATGCCTGTCGTCTATGCAATGGTGCCGTCCCATCCTGCTTCTGCCAGGCAGAACATATCTGGTGTGAGCATGCGCATCCCGGCAGAAAAGCAGCTCGCCGCCATGGTCAGGATATTGCCTGGTGCGAAGAGGATCGGCGTTGTCTATGACCCGAAGAATTCCGACGGGTTGATGCATGATGCACTGAGGGCTGCAAAGGAGCAGAACCTTGAGTTGATCCTGAGCACGGTTCAGGGGTTGGGTGAAGTTCCGTCCCGGATCGACGGCATGAAGAACCGGATTGATTTCTTCTGGATGCTGCCGGATACGACCGTGATTAACCCCGAGACCCTGAACCATCTCTTTTTCTTTTCATTTCAGAATAAAGTGCCTATCTTTTCCTTCTCGAAAAAATTCGTTGAGCAGGGGGCTGTTGCGGCGCTGAGTATTGACCCTGTGGACGTCGGTGCACAGGCAGGAGAAATTATGCAGAAGCAGCTTTCAAAAGCAGATTCGTGGCCGAGGCTTCGACAGGATGTCCGAAAGCCGCTTCTTATGATCAATAGAAGAATTGCCGCAAAAATGGATGCCAGGCTTGGTGCGAACGTCCCCGAGGGCGAGTATGATGTCAGATAG
- a CDS encoding response regulator, whose amino-acid sequence MMSDRPGMFGRMLHYASGYRESFAGKLFISVAAIALLIFCLIFAFDYWSETRTMRQNISNKGRLLSSILAKNARTGVFAENQDMLRAACESITQSSDVLAIRISDINDRLLYEYKKDGISEDEFKGLPAGRDMKALQDRGEKIFMIPGKKVYLFSAPIIIERAYQAEGLFYSDAGDAAMQKDLIGYLYLGLNRAYHEKRLKTVLITDVTVAALILLLAGSLIFWLARKMTRPLVSLAEAVRSFGKGQQFSAVTVNSRDEVGKLAEAFSAMTDSLQHKEAERQRMESQFRQAQKMDAVGTLAGGIAHDFNNIPSAIIGFANIMKIGMEKDDPAMGQVDHILSASARGTSLVQSLLAFSRQRIIDPKPVSVSEIITSMEKILKRLIREDIAFRIELSEEDLVVMADAGQIDQALMNLCTNARDAMPDGGVLTLATRRARLEENFFRDYGTARPGMYAVISVADTGLGMNKETLKKIFDPFFTTKEVGKGSGLGLSTVYGIVKQHGGYLDVVSEEGEGTAFNMYFPLLQTSVEKEKEKKAALLTKGTETILVAEDDEDVRIYITDILTIFGYKVIAVTNGDEAVDAFVANQGIDLLLLDVVMPRKNGREALEAIRQTAPDIKILFLSGYPAEAIGKKGIIDKGLNYISKPVTPEALLPKLREILDHKPY is encoded by the coding sequence ATGATGTCAGATAGGCCGGGTATGTTCGGCAGGATGCTCCACTATGCCAGTGGGTATCGTGAGAGTTTTGCGGGAAAACTCTTCATCTCGGTCGCTGCCATTGCGCTGCTAATTTTTTGTCTGATCTTTGCATTCGATTACTGGTCGGAAACCAGGACCATGAGGCAGAACATAAGTAACAAAGGAAGACTGCTTTCTTCTATCCTCGCCAAGAATGCAAGGACCGGCGTTTTTGCCGAAAATCAGGACATGCTGAGGGCTGCGTGCGAGAGCATCACACAGAGCAGTGACGTGCTCGCGATCAGGATCAGCGATATCAATGACCGTCTGCTGTATGAATATAAAAAAGACGGCATTTCTGAAGATGAGTTCAAGGGTCTTCCTGCGGGCAGGGACATGAAAGCCCTACAGGACAGAGGAGAAAAGATCTTCATGATACCGGGGAAGAAGGTCTATTTATTTTCTGCGCCGATCATCATCGAGAGGGCTTATCAGGCTGAAGGCCTCTTCTATTCTGATGCGGGTGATGCTGCCATGCAGAAGGATTTGATCGGATATCTCTATCTTGGGCTGAACAGGGCCTATCATGAGAAAAGGCTGAAAACGGTGCTTATTACCGACGTCACGGTCGCGGCGCTGATTCTCCTGTTGGCGGGAAGTCTGATTTTCTGGCTTGCGCGAAAGATGACGCGGCCGCTTGTCAGTCTTGCCGAAGCAGTCAGGTCCTTTGGCAAAGGCCAGCAGTTCAGTGCAGTCACCGTTAACAGTCGGGATGAGGTCGGTAAACTCGCCGAGGCTTTCAGCGCCATGACCGACTCTCTGCAGCATAAGGAGGCGGAGCGGCAGCGCATGGAGTCACAGTTCAGACAGGCGCAGAAAATGGATGCGGTCGGTACGCTGGCCGGCGGTATAGCGCATGACTTTAATAATATCCCCAGTGCCATCATCGGATTTGCCAATATTATGAAGATAGGCATGGAAAAGGACGACCCCGCAATGGGACAGGTGGACCATATCCTGTCAGCTTCGGCGAGGGGGACGTCACTGGTGCAGAGCCTGCTTGCCTTCAGCAGGCAGCGGATAATCGATCCGAAGCCGGTCAGCGTGTCGGAGATTATTACCTCAATGGAGAAGATCCTGAAGCGGCTTATCAGGGAAGATATCGCTTTCAGGATCGAACTCTCGGAGGAAGACCTTGTGGTGATGGCAGATGCAGGACAGATTGATCAGGCGCTGATGAACCTCTGCACCAATGCGAGGGACGCTATGCCGGATGGCGGGGTGCTTACACTTGCCACCCGACGGGCAAGGCTTGAGGAGAATTTTTTTAGAGATTACGGGACTGCCAGGCCGGGCATGTATGCTGTTATATCCGTGGCAGATACCGGTCTGGGCATGAACAAAGAAACGCTCAAGAAGATCTTTGATCCCTTCTTCACGACAAAGGAGGTTGGCAAGGGCTCAGGCCTCGGACTGTCGACCGTCTATGGGATCGTAAAACAGCATGGTGGCTATCTTGACGTTGTGAGCGAAGAAGGCGAGGGAACGGCTTTCAATATGTATTTCCCTCTGCTTCAGACCAGTGTTGAAAAGGAAAAAGAGAAGAAAGCGGCACTGCTCACGAAGGGCACAGAGACTATTCTGGTCGCCGAGGACGATGAAGATGTGAGAATCTACATTACGGACATCCTGACGATCTTCGGATACAAGGTTATCGCGGTCACGAACGGTGATGAGGCGGTGGATGCCTTTGTCGCCAACCAGGGGATCGATCTGCTTCTCCTTGATGTAGTCATGCCGCGGAAAAACGGCAGGGAAGCCCTTGAGGCAATACGGCAGACTGCTCCCGATATCAAGATCCTTTTTCTGAGCGGATATCCTGCTGAAGCGATCGGCAAAAAGGGGATCATCGATAAGGGGTTGAATTATATCAGCAAGCCGGTTACACCGGAAGCACTTCTGCCTAAGCTGCGGGAAATCCTCGACCATAAACCGTACTAA
- a CDS encoding diacylglycerol kinase, which translates to MPLSAWIKSANHAIEGILYGVRTQKHLRYHFFSAAGVLFFSYMVGVSKSELVIIALAVILVLAAEMMNSAIEAVVDILSPDYSEKAGIAKDIAAGAVLITAFGAAVLGYVVLFPYVKVIFSEGFHVAKHSKEEISFIAFVLVLIAVIVTKAQFGKGHALSGGMPSGHSALAFSVWVSVTYITENLYISVLCFLLAVWIAQSRIAIKMHTWLEVVLGALMGTLLTFLLFRFFY; encoded by the coding sequence ATGCCTTTGTCCGCCTGGATTAAAAGCGCTAACCACGCCATAGAAGGCATACTGTATGGAGTACGCACCCAGAAACATCTCCGATACCATTTTTTCTCGGCAGCTGGTGTCCTGTTTTTCAGCTATATGGTCGGCGTCTCAAAGTCTGAGCTCGTCATCATTGCGCTTGCCGTTATCCTCGTACTTGCAGCGGAGATGATGAACAGCGCCATAGAGGCCGTTGTGGATATTCTGTCTCCAGACTATTCGGAGAAGGCAGGGATCGCAAAAGATATTGCTGCCGGCGCAGTGCTTATCACTGCCTTCGGCGCAGCAGTGCTCGGCTATGTAGTGCTTTTCCCCTATGTAAAAGTTATTTTCAGTGAAGGCTTTCATGTCGCAAAACATTCAAAGGAAGAAATATCCTTCATCGCCTTCGTACTTGTACTTATTGCCGTTATCGTTACAAAAGCACAATTCGGAAAAGGGCATGCCCTAAGCGGCGGCATGCCCTCCGGCCATTCAGCGCTCGCCTTTTCGGTCTGGGTCTCGGTCACGTATATCACGGAGAACCTTTACATCTCGGTCCTCTGCTTTCTCCTGGCGGTCTGGATCGCCCAGTCCAGGATCGCGATAAAGATGCATACCTGGCTGGAAGTGGTGCTGGGAGCACTCATGGGAACGCTCCTGACCTTTCTGCTGTTCAGATTTTTTTATTAG
- the ybeY gene encoding rRNA maturation RNase YbeY — protein sequence MRKIRADLTSALFLLGRKEAELSLLFVGSRRMKLLNQRYRGIPKETDVLSFPMDEGFSPGDITTPMLGDIVISVPRAISQARQYESTFEEELRRLLIHGLLHLLGYDHEKSRYLKAKMEKKEKEIRDAFVRLD from the coding sequence TTGCGTAAGATCAGGGCCGACCTTACCAGTGCCCTGTTCCTGCTCGGACGTAAAGAGGCTGAGTTGAGCCTGCTCTTTGTGGGCAGCAGACGAATGAAGCTCCTCAACCAGCGCTATCGCGGCATCCCCAAAGAAACCGATGTCCTTTCCTTCCCGATGGACGAGGGTTTCAGCCCGGGCGATATCACGACGCCAATGCTCGGAGATATCGTCATCTCCGTGCCAAGGGCGATCAGCCAGGCGCGGCAATACGAATCCACCTTTGAGGAAGAGCTGAGAAGACTGCTTATTCACGGGCTGCTGCATCTGTTGGGGTACGACCATGAGAAGAGCAGATACCTGAAGGCAAAGATGGAGAAGAAGGAAAAGGAGATTCGGGATGCCTTTGTCCGCCTGGATTAA